Sequence from the Sphingomonas suaedae genome:
CCTCGTCATGGCGGATGAATGCGCGGCCCGTCGCATCGTTCCGGAACATGTGAACGCGGCACCTGTTGAGAGGGCATATCCACAGACAGGAGACTGAAGATGGCCGAGCTTTCGAACGCGCGTGTCCTGATGATCGCGACCGACGGATTCGAGGAGTCCGAACTGATGAAGCCGCGACAGGCGCTGATCGATGCCGGGGTGAAGGTGACGCTTGCCTCGCTCAAGCCCGACCCGATCCAGGGCGAGAAGGGCGGCGAGAAGGGTGCGACGATCACCCCCGACATGACCGTCGAGGATGTCGACACCGAAGATTATGACGCGCTGGTCCTGCCGGGCGGCGTCGGCAATCCGGACAAGCTGCGCATGGACGAAACCACCGTCGATCTGGTGCAGGAATTCTTCGACGACGGAAAGACCGTCGCGGCGATCTGCCACGCGCCGTGGCTGCTGGTCGAGGCCGATGTGCTCGACGGCAAGCGCGCGACCGGCTGGCCGAGCGTGCGGACCGACATGGAGAATGCCGGCGCCGACGTGGTCGACGAGGAAGTGGTGGTCGACGGCAATCTGATCACCAGCCGTAACCCCGACGACATCCCCGCCTTCATCGACGCGATCAAGGCGGCGCTGGTGAAGGAAACCGCCGACGCCTGACCCGAGCTGAGTCCCTTCCCGCAAAGGGGAGGGGCTTCTTAACGGTCTGCATTCATAAGCTCCGGCAAACCGCCGGAGCTTTTTTATGCGCCTGATCGCACTTGCCGCCGCCCTGCTGGCCACCACCGCTCCCGCCGTGCCGCAGGCGCAGCAGGGGCCGTTCACCGTCGAGGGCGGGCGATCCTTCGCGAGCTTACAGGAGGCGGTTGCATCGATCGGCGAGGGGCGCGGGACGATTCGGATCGCCCCCGGCCGCTATGGCGAGTGCGCGGTGCAGGAGGCGGGCGAGATTGCCTATGTCGCGCAGGTGCCGGGCAAGGCCGTGTTCGACCGCGCGATCTGCGAGGGCAAGGCGACCCTGGTCCTGCGCGGCCGCGCGGCACGGGTGGACGGCATCGTCTTCATGCGCACGCTGGTCGAGGACGGCAACGGCGCGGGCATCCGGCTTGAGACCGGCAACCTCCACGTCTCCAATGCGATGTTCATCGACGGCCAGTGCGGCATCCTGACCGCGAGCGACCCGCGCGGCACCATCGTGATCGAGCGATCGACCTTTGCCGGGCTGGGCAAGGATCCGACCGGCAACGGCGCGCACGCCATCTATATCGGCAATTACGGGAGCCTGCGCGTGGTCGAATCGCGCTTCGAACGCGGCACCGGCGGCCATTATGTGAAGGTGCGCGCGCCGCGCGTCGAAATTCTCGATTCGAGCTTCGACGACAGCATGGGGCGCAACACCAATTATGCGATCGACCTGTCGAACGGTGCGACCGGGCGGATCGCGGGCAATGCGTTCG
This genomic interval carries:
- a CDS encoding type 1 glutamine amidotransferase domain-containing protein, coding for MAELSNARVLMIATDGFEESELMKPRQALIDAGVKVTLASLKPDPIQGEKGGEKGATITPDMTVEDVDTEDYDALVLPGGVGNPDKLRMDETTVDLVQEFFDDGKTVAAICHAPWLLVEADVLDGKRATGWPSVRTDMENAGADVVDEEVVVDGNLITSRNPDDIPAFIDAIKAALVKETADA
- a CDS encoding right-handed parallel beta-helix repeat-containing protein produces the protein MRLIALAAALLATTAPAVPQAQQGPFTVEGGRSFASLQEAVASIGEGRGTIRIAPGRYGECAVQEAGEIAYVAQVPGKAVFDRAICEGKATLVLRGRAARVDGIVFMRTLVEDGNGAGIRLETGNLHVSNAMFIDGQCGILTASDPRGTIVIERSTFAGLGKDPTGNGAHAIYIGNYGSLRVVESRFERGTGGHYVKVRAPRVEILDSSFDDSMGRNTNYAIDLSNGATGRIAGNAFEQGPAKDNYGTIIAVAPEGAKHSSAGLVIERNKAWLSPGFKDSTTFVGNWSRDSLVVRDNELADRIAVIARR